A window of Patescibacteria group bacterium contains these coding sequences:
- a CDS encoding leucine-rich repeat domain-containing protein, translated as MKKTHAFVPALAIVLLGAGCSVPVPGPANTQGIYAPASATRLDLSGQGLERVPASVFDRIRLVELDLSDNRLTGALPGEIRHLRNLRVLDAGGNAMTGVPAEIGQLSLLETLVLSDNELTGLPMELGNLPNLRLLDLRGNDVSRPDLEAIRARLKDTEILE; from the coding sequence ATGAAAAAGACACACGCATTCGTTCCGGCCTTGGCGATCGTGCTGCTTGGCGCCGGGTGCTCCGTTCCCGTCCCGGGCCCCGCGAACACGCAAGGCATCTACGCACCGGCATCGGCCACGCGTCTCGACTTGAGCGGACAGGGCCTCGAACGCGTCCCCGCGTCCGTGTTCGACCGCATCAGACTGGTTGAACTGGACCTGTCCGACAACCGACTCACCGGCGCGCTGCCGGGAGAGATCCGGCACCTGCGGAACCTTCGCGTCCTCGACGCGGGCGGCAACGCGATGACGGGCGTGCCGGCCGAGATCGGCCAGCTTTCTTTGCTTGAAACGCTTGTCCTGTCGGACAACGAACTTACGGGCCTTCCGATGGAACTCGGGAACCTGCCGAACTTGCGCCTGCTCGACCTGCGCGGCAACGACGTGTCACGACCGGACCTCGAGGCCATCCGCGCGCGCCTCAAGGACACCGAGATCCTCGAATGA